A single region of the Buteo buteo chromosome 16, bButBut1.hap1.1, whole genome shotgun sequence genome encodes:
- the MRPL16 gene encoding large ribosomal subunit protein uL16m: MWRWRLPRPLPLPAGGGPGGVTVPRAGLKKYVLPPDYSGITFPERTKLKFMDKVPAVPKVRREPRRLRDIRGPSREATDFTQGQYGILALGGGYLHWGHFEMIRLTIGRSMDPKTMFAIWRVPAPSKPVTRKSLGHRMGGGKGPIDHYVTAVKSGRLVVEVGGHCEFEEVKPFLTQVARKLPFLAVPISRDGLEQMRQEEEEKRLNNQNPWTFERIVTANMLGMRKYLSPYDLQLKGRYWGKFFLKHRL; encoded by the exons ATGTGGCGATGGCGGCTCCCGcggccgctgccgctgccggccGGAGGAG GTCCCGGCGGTGTCACCGTTCCCCGGGCGGGCCTCAAGAAGTATGTGTTGCCTCCGGACTACAGCG GTATCACCTTCCCGGAGAGGACGAAGCTGAAGTTCATGGACAAGGTCCCGGCGGTTCCCAAGGTCAGGCGAGAGCCCCGGCGGCTGCGTGACATCCGCGGCCCGTCCCGGGAGGCCACCGACTTCACCCAGGGGCAGTACGGGATTCTG GCCTTGGGGGGTGGGTACCTTCACTGGGGCCACTTTGAGATGATCCGCCTGACCATCGGCCGCAGCATGGACCCCAAGACCATGTTTGCCATCTGGCGCGTGCCGGCCCCCTCTAAGCCGGTGACACGGAAGAGCCTGGGGCATCGCATGGGGGGCGGCAAGGGCCCCATCGACCACTACGTGACGGCGGTGAAGAGCGGGCGGCTGGTGGTGGAGGTAGGTGGGCACTGCGAGTTTGAGGAGGTGAAACCCTTCCTCACCCAGGTGGCCAGGAAATTGCCCTTCCTTGCCGTCCCCATCAGCCGCGATGGCCTCGAGCAGAtgcggcaggaggaggaggagaagaggctCAACAACCAAAATCCCTGGACTTTCGAGCGCATCGTCACCGCCAACATGCTGGGGATGCGCAAGTACCTCAGCCCCTATGACCTGCAGCTAAAAGGACGCTACTGGGGCAAATTCTTCCTGAAACACAGGCTGTAA
- the PATL1 gene encoding protein PAT1 homolog 1 isoform X1 has protein sequence MFRYQSLEDCPLDEDEDAFQALGEEDEDIDQFNDDTFGAGAVDDDWQEAHERLAELEDKPVAAREQDGPGGEETDLLGESEDTLAERLTRLVIDSELEDPAIMQAVQTRVPTQQPGGLNPSIWDSSAVLRRIRGPLLTQEMPSVSVLDYALPQRPPQAREEERDPSERALPRRSSSPVIGSPPVRAVPIGTPPKQAAVPNFNQQILCPKPVHIRATMQQRYPAPYGERMSPNQLCNVPNSSLLGHPFPHSVSPVLTHLQRAQLLGGAQAGRMSPSQFARVSGLVGSPLPSVNPKLLQGRVGQMMSPASGFRAFFGAPPAPPPSQPQHPPGPGSHLQNLRPQPQMFRPDTTHLHPQHRRLLHQRQQQNRNQHRSLNGSVGDRGGHRSSHQEQMRKDPYANLMLQREKDWVSKIQMMQLQSTDPYLDDYYYQNYFQKLEKLAAAEEVHGDGPKKERTKLITPQVAKLEHTYKPVQFEGSLGKLTVSSVNNPRKMIDAVVTSRSEDDETKEKQVRDKRRQTLVTIEKTYSLLLDVEDYERRYLLSLEGERPALMGERKQKICDMYDNLRGKAPGQERPSDDHFMQIMCIRKGKRLVARILPFLSPEQAADVLMATARNLPFLIKKDAQDEVLPCLLRPFSHVLYHLPLGTVTSLVQQLTNLPQSATAPAPTNLHLTAVLQNKFGLSLLFLVLSRGEELQSSDTNTELMQDNQWTELMLMATRELLRIPQAALAKPVSTPSNLISLFSRYVDQQKLNLLETKLHLVHGIR, from the exons atgttCCGGTATCAG TCCTTGGAGGACTGTCCGCTGGATGAGGATGAAGACGCGTTCCAGGCCCTGGGGGAGGAAGATGAAGATATCGACCAGTTCAACGATGACACCTTTGGAGCCGGGGCTGTCG ACGACGACTGGCAGGAGGCACACGAGCGACTGGCGGAACTGGAGGACAAACCGGTGGCTGCAAGGGAACAGGATGGACCCGGTGGAGAGGAGACAGATCTGCTGGGCGAGTCCGAGGACACGCTGGCGGAGCGGCTGACCAGGCTGGTCATCGATAGCGAGCTGGAGGATCCCGCCATTATGCAGGCTGTGCAGACCAGGGTCCCCACACAG CAGCCTGGAGGGCTGAACCCCAGCATCTGGGACAGCTCGGCCGTCCTGCGGCGCATCCGGGGACCGCTTCTAACTCAG GAGATGCCGTCGGTGTCCGTGCTGGACTATGCTCTGCCTCAGAGACCCCCACAAGCTCGAGAGGAAGAGCGGGACCCCTCTGAGCGCGCGCTGCCCCGGCGTTCATCGTCCCCTGTCATTGGGAGCCCCCCTGTCCGGGCTGTCCCCATTGGCACCCCTCCCAAACAGGCTGCCGTGCCCAATTTCAACCAGCAG ATCCTGTGTCCGAAGCCTGTCCACATCCGAGCTACCATGCAGCAGCGCTACCCTGCTCCCTACGGCGAGAGGATGTCCCCCAACCAGCTCTGCAACGTACCG aATTCCTCCCTCTTGGGCCACCCGTTCCCCCACAGCGTCTCTCCCGTCCTCACCCACCTGCAGAGAGcgcagctgctgggaggagcCCAG GCCGGCCGAATGTCCCCCAGCCAGTTTGCCCGGGTCTCTGGCCTGGTTGGGAGCCCTCTTCCCTCCGTCAATCCCAAGCTGCTCCAGGGCAGAGTCGGGCAGATGATGTCTCCGGCCAGCGGGTTTCGTGCCTTCTTCGGGGCTCCCCCCGCTCCACCTCCCTCgcagccgcagcacccaccagGCCCTGGATCCCACCTGCAGAACCTGAG GCCGCAGCCCCAGATGTTCCGACCGGACACGACCCATCTGCACCCCCAGCATCGCCGTCTCCTGCACCAGCGACAGCAGCAGAACCGAAA CCAGCACCGGAGCCTCAACGGCTCGGTGGGGGACCGAGGGGGCCACCGGAGCAGCCACCAGGAGCAGATGCGCAAAGACCCCTACGCCAACCTCATGCTGCAGCGGGAGAAGGACTGGGTGTCCAAGATCCAGAtgatgcagctgcagagcactgaTCCCTACCTGGATGACTATTACTACCAG AATTACTTCCAGAAGCTGGAGAAgttagcagcagcagaggaagtcCACGGTGATGGTCCCAAGAAGGAACGCACTAAACTCATCACACCTCAGGTGGCTAAGCTGGAGCACACCTACAAGCCAG TGCAGTTTGAGGGCTCGCTGGGGAAGCTCACTGTCTCCAGCGTGAACAACCCCCGGAAGATGATCGATGCGGTGGTAACCTCCCGCAGTGAAGATGAT GAGACGAAGGAGAAGCAGGTTCGAGACAAGAGGCGCCAGACCCTTGTCACAATCGAGAAG ACATACAGCCTCCTCCTGGACGTGGAGGACTATGAGAGACGCTACCTCCTGAGCCTGGAAGGTGAGCGGCCGGCCCTGATGGGCGAGAGAAAGCAGAAGATCTGTGATATGTATGACAATCTGAGGGGGAAGGCACCCGGACAGGAGAG GCCGAGTGATGACCACTTCATGCAGATCATGTGCATCCGGAAAGGGAAGCGCCTCGTAGCCCGGATCCTCCCCTTCTTGTCACCTGAGCAAGCAGCCGATGTACTCATGGCGACGGCCAGGAACCTGCCCTTCCTCATCAAGAAGGATGCTCAGGATGAG gtgctgccctgcctgtTGAGGCCCTTCTCGCACGTTCTCTACCACCTTCCCTTGGGGACGGTCACCAGCCTTGTGCAGCAGCTAACGAACCTACCTCAGAGCGCGACCGCGCCAGCGCCCACCAACCTGCACCTCACTGCTGTGCTCCAAAACAAG TTTGGCCTGTCCCTGCTGTTCTTGGTCTTGAGCCGTGGGGAGGAACTGCAGAGCTCGGACACGAACACAGAGCTAATGCAGGACAACCAGTG GACGGAGCTGATGCTCATGGCAACCCGGGAGCTCCTGCGGATCCCTCAGGCGGCCTTGGCCAAGCCGGTGTCCACCCCCTCGAACCTGATCTCCCTCTTCTCTCGCTACGTCGACCAGCAGAAGCTGAACCTGCTGGAGACAAAATTGCA CTTAGTGCACGGGATCCGGTAG
- the STX3 gene encoding syntaxin-3 isoform X1 → MKDRLEQLKAKQDADDDTEELEIAVDNTAFMDEFFSEIEETRQNIDKISENVEEAKKLYSIILSAPIPEQKTKDDLEQLTAEIKKMANSVRNKLKSMERNIEQDEARSSADLRIRKSQHSVLSRKFVDVMTKYNEAQVDFRERSKGRIQRQLEITGKNTTDEELEEMLESGNPSIFTSGIMDSQISKQALSEIEGRHKDIVRLESSIKELHDMFVDIAMLVENQGGLLDNVEQYVMHTAEHVEQANQQTKKALQYQGQARKKMLILAVVVVLLLGIVALIIGLSVGLNKK, encoded by the exons ATGAAGGACCGGCTGGAGCAGCTCAAGGCG AAACAGGACGCGGACGATGACACCGAGGAGCTGGAGATCGCCGTCGACAACACGGCGTTCATGGATGAATTCTTCTCGGAG ATCGAGGAGACCCGGCAAAACATCGACAAGATCTCGGAGAACGTGGAGGAGGCCAAGAAGCTCTACAGCATCATCCTCTCGGCCCCCATCCCTGAGCAGA AGACCAAAGACGACCTGGAGCAGCTGACGGCGGAGATCAAGAAAATGGCCAACAGCGTCCGCAACAAGCTGAAGA GCATGGAGAGGAACATCGAGCAGGACGAGGCGCGGTCCTCCGCCGACCTCCGGATACGCAAGTCTCAG caCTCGGTCCTGTCCCGCAAGTTCGTTGACGTCATGACCAAGTACAACGAGGCGCAGGTCGACTTCCGGGAGCGCAGCAAGGGCCGGATCCAGCGCCAGCTCGAGATCA CCGGCAAGAACACGACGGacgaggagctggaggagatgctggagaGCGGGAACCCCTCCATCTTCACCTCGGGG ATCATGGACTCGCAGATCTCGAAGCAGGCGCTGAGCGAGATCGAGGGGCGGCACAAGGACATCGTGCGGCTGGAGAGCAGCATCAAGGAGCTCCACGACATGTTCGTCGACATCGCCATGCTGGTGGAGAACCAG GGTGGGCTGCTGGATAACGTGGAGCAATACGTGATGCACACAGCCGAGCACGTGGAACAGGCGAACCAGCAGACCAAGAAGGCGCTCCAGTACCAGGGCCAGGCGCGCAAG AAGATGCTGATTTTGGCGGTGGTAGTGGTGCTCTTGCTGGGGATAGTTGCCCTCATCATCGGACTGTCTGTGGGGCTAAACAAGAAATAG
- the PATL1 gene encoding protein PAT1 homolog 1 isoform X2, which produces MFRYQSLEDCPLDEDEDAFQALGEEDEDIDQFNDDTFGAGAVDDDWQEAHERLAELEDKPVAAREQDGPGGEETDLLGESEDTLAERLTRLVIDSELEDPAIMQAVQTRVPTQPGGLNPSIWDSSAVLRRIRGPLLTQEMPSVSVLDYALPQRPPQAREEERDPSERALPRRSSSPVIGSPPVRAVPIGTPPKQAAVPNFNQQILCPKPVHIRATMQQRYPAPYGERMSPNQLCNVPNSSLLGHPFPHSVSPVLTHLQRAQLLGGAQAGRMSPSQFARVSGLVGSPLPSVNPKLLQGRVGQMMSPASGFRAFFGAPPAPPPSQPQHPPGPGSHLQNLRPQPQMFRPDTTHLHPQHRRLLHQRQQQNRNQHRSLNGSVGDRGGHRSSHQEQMRKDPYANLMLQREKDWVSKIQMMQLQSTDPYLDDYYYQNYFQKLEKLAAAEEVHGDGPKKERTKLITPQVAKLEHTYKPVQFEGSLGKLTVSSVNNPRKMIDAVVTSRSEDDETKEKQVRDKRRQTLVTIEKTYSLLLDVEDYERRYLLSLEGERPALMGERKQKICDMYDNLRGKAPGQERPSDDHFMQIMCIRKGKRLVARILPFLSPEQAADVLMATARNLPFLIKKDAQDEVLPCLLRPFSHVLYHLPLGTVTSLVQQLTNLPQSATAPAPTNLHLTAVLQNKFGLSLLFLVLSRGEELQSSDTNTELMQDNQWTELMLMATRELLRIPQAALAKPVSTPSNLISLFSRYVDQQKLNLLETKLHLVHGIR; this is translated from the exons atgttCCGGTATCAG TCCTTGGAGGACTGTCCGCTGGATGAGGATGAAGACGCGTTCCAGGCCCTGGGGGAGGAAGATGAAGATATCGACCAGTTCAACGATGACACCTTTGGAGCCGGGGCTGTCG ACGACGACTGGCAGGAGGCACACGAGCGACTGGCGGAACTGGAGGACAAACCGGTGGCTGCAAGGGAACAGGATGGACCCGGTGGAGAGGAGACAGATCTGCTGGGCGAGTCCGAGGACACGCTGGCGGAGCGGCTGACCAGGCTGGTCATCGATAGCGAGCTGGAGGATCCCGCCATTATGCAGGCTGTGCAGACCAGGGTCCCCACACAG CCTGGAGGGCTGAACCCCAGCATCTGGGACAGCTCGGCCGTCCTGCGGCGCATCCGGGGACCGCTTCTAACTCAG GAGATGCCGTCGGTGTCCGTGCTGGACTATGCTCTGCCTCAGAGACCCCCACAAGCTCGAGAGGAAGAGCGGGACCCCTCTGAGCGCGCGCTGCCCCGGCGTTCATCGTCCCCTGTCATTGGGAGCCCCCCTGTCCGGGCTGTCCCCATTGGCACCCCTCCCAAACAGGCTGCCGTGCCCAATTTCAACCAGCAG ATCCTGTGTCCGAAGCCTGTCCACATCCGAGCTACCATGCAGCAGCGCTACCCTGCTCCCTACGGCGAGAGGATGTCCCCCAACCAGCTCTGCAACGTACCG aATTCCTCCCTCTTGGGCCACCCGTTCCCCCACAGCGTCTCTCCCGTCCTCACCCACCTGCAGAGAGcgcagctgctgggaggagcCCAG GCCGGCCGAATGTCCCCCAGCCAGTTTGCCCGGGTCTCTGGCCTGGTTGGGAGCCCTCTTCCCTCCGTCAATCCCAAGCTGCTCCAGGGCAGAGTCGGGCAGATGATGTCTCCGGCCAGCGGGTTTCGTGCCTTCTTCGGGGCTCCCCCCGCTCCACCTCCCTCgcagccgcagcacccaccagGCCCTGGATCCCACCTGCAGAACCTGAG GCCGCAGCCCCAGATGTTCCGACCGGACACGACCCATCTGCACCCCCAGCATCGCCGTCTCCTGCACCAGCGACAGCAGCAGAACCGAAA CCAGCACCGGAGCCTCAACGGCTCGGTGGGGGACCGAGGGGGCCACCGGAGCAGCCACCAGGAGCAGATGCGCAAAGACCCCTACGCCAACCTCATGCTGCAGCGGGAGAAGGACTGGGTGTCCAAGATCCAGAtgatgcagctgcagagcactgaTCCCTACCTGGATGACTATTACTACCAG AATTACTTCCAGAAGCTGGAGAAgttagcagcagcagaggaagtcCACGGTGATGGTCCCAAGAAGGAACGCACTAAACTCATCACACCTCAGGTGGCTAAGCTGGAGCACACCTACAAGCCAG TGCAGTTTGAGGGCTCGCTGGGGAAGCTCACTGTCTCCAGCGTGAACAACCCCCGGAAGATGATCGATGCGGTGGTAACCTCCCGCAGTGAAGATGAT GAGACGAAGGAGAAGCAGGTTCGAGACAAGAGGCGCCAGACCCTTGTCACAATCGAGAAG ACATACAGCCTCCTCCTGGACGTGGAGGACTATGAGAGACGCTACCTCCTGAGCCTGGAAGGTGAGCGGCCGGCCCTGATGGGCGAGAGAAAGCAGAAGATCTGTGATATGTATGACAATCTGAGGGGGAAGGCACCCGGACAGGAGAG GCCGAGTGATGACCACTTCATGCAGATCATGTGCATCCGGAAAGGGAAGCGCCTCGTAGCCCGGATCCTCCCCTTCTTGTCACCTGAGCAAGCAGCCGATGTACTCATGGCGACGGCCAGGAACCTGCCCTTCCTCATCAAGAAGGATGCTCAGGATGAG gtgctgccctgcctgtTGAGGCCCTTCTCGCACGTTCTCTACCACCTTCCCTTGGGGACGGTCACCAGCCTTGTGCAGCAGCTAACGAACCTACCTCAGAGCGCGACCGCGCCAGCGCCCACCAACCTGCACCTCACTGCTGTGCTCCAAAACAAG TTTGGCCTGTCCCTGCTGTTCTTGGTCTTGAGCCGTGGGGAGGAACTGCAGAGCTCGGACACGAACACAGAGCTAATGCAGGACAACCAGTG GACGGAGCTGATGCTCATGGCAACCCGGGAGCTCCTGCGGATCCCTCAGGCGGCCTTGGCCAAGCCGGTGTCCACCCCCTCGAACCTGATCTCCCTCTTCTCTCGCTACGTCGACCAGCAGAAGCTGAACCTGCTGGAGACAAAATTGCA CTTAGTGCACGGGATCCGGTAG
- the CBLIF gene encoding cobalamin binding intrinsic factor — translation MLGVAFGIGVLLALVGGTAAHGCVAPKPLVSEMLQRLEESVKADELPNPSVLLAMNLAGATGTETNKLLLQQIQQEAVKRDQKDMTSGEVALYVLALLSSCQNPRHVHALGQTIDLVQVLQEKTDEEMASLDLEGVPKTTLYSVSLDALALCLAEAGGYQGASVILAKKVLTLGRQLFVDTRAMAALAMACTYGQTDLYDVQGLLQEALWVVTNGFLDEQEEKGGMIGNIYSMGLALQVLGATSNFYFPREWDCAQAFSVVYSHDYRQPMAIAQVLPALVGMSYLDAASLDCTASAPTLQPSLSPKLSTTTAPSGATIKVHYSIINKLQGRHFSYTTSVRVPAGSTLLKVLQAAEAKKPDIFSFETEQTSWGPMVVSIHGLAANPNDKTYWKFLSGRDALQEGVGTYKPWNGEHIQAVFSLY, via the exons ATGCTTGGCGTGGCTTTCGGCATCGGGGTCCTGCTGGCCCTGGTGGGCGGCACGGCCGCCCACGGCTGCG TTGCCCCAAAGCCACTGGTCTCCGAGATGCTGCAGCGCCTGGAGGAGTCTGTCAAGGCGGACGAGCTGCCGAACCCCAGCGTCCTGCTGGCCATGAACCTGGCCGGGGCCACCGGTACTGAGACCAACAAGTTGCTGCTCCAGCAGATACAGCAGGAGGCCGTGAAGAGAGACCAGAAAG ACATGACTTCGGGAGAGGTGGCTCTGTACGTGCTcgccctcctctcctcctgccagaACCCCCGGCACGTCCATGCCCTAGGGCAGACCATCGACCTGGTCCAAGTCCTGCAGGAGAAAACAGACGAGGAGATGGCCAGCCTGG acTTGGAGGGCGTCCCGAAGACCACCCTGTACAGCGTCAGCCTGGACGCCCTGGCCCTGTGCCTGGCAGAAGCAGGTGGCTACCAAGGGGCATCTGTGATCCTGGCCAAGAAGGTGCTGACGCTCGGGAGACAACTCTTTGTGG ACACCCGTGCCATGGCGGCGCTGGCGATGGCGTGCACGTACGGCCAGACGGACCTCTACGACGTGCAGGGACTGCTCCAGGAGGCACTGTGGGTGGTGACCAACGGCTTCCTCGACgagcaggaggagaagggtgGCATGATTGGGAATATCTACAGCatggggctggccctgcag GTGCTGGGGGCCACGAGCAATTTTTACTTCCCGCGGGAGTGGGATTGCGCCCAGGCTTTCTCCGTGGTGTACAGCCATGACTACCGCCAGCCCATGGCCATCGCCCAGGTCCTGCCTGCCCTCGTGGGCATGTCGTACCTGGATGCGGCCAGCCTGGACTGCACCGCCAGCGCCCCGACCCTACAgccctccctgtccccaaagCTGAGTACAACCACGGCTCCCAGCG gAGCCACCATCAAGGTGCACTACTCCATCATCAACAAGCTGCAGGGAAGGCACTTCAGCTACACCACCTCGGTGCGGGTCCCGGCCGGCTCCACGCTGCTCAaggtgctgcaggcagcggAGGCGAAGAAACCCGACATCTTTAG CTTCGAGACGGAGCAGACATCCTGGGGCCCCATGGTGGTCTCCATCCACGGGCTGGCCGCCAACCCGAACGACAAGACCTACTGGAAGTTCCTTAGCGGCAGGGATGCCCTCCAAGAAG GGGTCGGCACCTACAAGCCATGGAATGGGGAGCACATCCAGGCTGTCTTCAGTCTCTACTGA
- the LOC142039987 gene encoding membrane-spanning 4-domains subfamily A member 12-like, whose amino-acid sequence MQGMGNLRLGSRAVMYTAETLPKGKNRVMGTIQIMTGFMHIGFGIVLTTLTNVYTSVFVIGEIPFLGGVSFIISGCLSIGAEKSPTECAVKGSQTMNIISAIFALLGIIAFIVDLNLNGLYRSSFNYYNYLVLLAGNGISVVLLIFTILEFCIAVATANFWCRATRLSSNEAMLIVPSTTQVDLAVPLADVPQPPSYSEVIYDPKEQPS is encoded by the exons atgcaggggatggggaatCTGCGGCTGGGCAGCCGGGCGGTGATGTACACGGCCGAGACCCTGCCCAAGGGCAAGAACCGAGTGATGGGG ACCATCCAGATCATGACCGGCTTCATGCACATCGGTTTCGGGATCGTCCTGACGACGCTCACCAACGTCTACACCTCCGTCTTCGTCATCGGCGAGATCCCCTTCCTGGGCGGCGTGTCT TTCATCATCTCGGGCTGCCTTTCCATCGGGGCGGAGAAGAGCCCCACGGAGTGTGCG GTAAAGGGCAGCCAGACCATGAACATCATCAGCGCCATCTTCGCTCTGCTGGGCATCATCGCCTTCATCGTAGACCTCAACTTGAACGGGCTCTACCGCTCCAGCTTCAACTACTACAACTATCTCGTCCTG CTCGCAGGGAACGGGATTTCTGTCGTGCTGCTCATCTTCACCATCCTGGAGTTCTGCATCGCCGTGGCCACTGCCAATTTCTGGTGCCGGGCCACCCGTCTCAGCTCCAACGAG GCCATGCTGATCGTGCCCAGCACCACGCAGGTGGacctggccgtgccgctggctGACGTGCCCCAGCCGCCCAGCTACAGCGAGGTGATCTACGACCCCAAAGAGCAGCCCAGCTAG
- the STX3 gene encoding syntaxin-3 isoform X2, translating to MKDRLEQLKAKQDADDDTEELEIAVDNTAFMDEFFSEIEETRQNIDKISENVEEAKKLYSIILSAPIPEQKTKDDLEQLTAEIKKMANSVRNKLKSMERNIEQDEARSSADLRIRKSQHSVLSRKFVDVMTKYNEAQVDFRERSKGRIQRQLEITGKNTTDEELEEMLESGNPSIFTSGIMDSQISKQALSEIEGRHKDIVRLESSIKELHDMFVDIAMLVENQGGLLDNVEQYVMHTAEHVEQANQQTKKALQYQGQARKMLILAVVVVLLLGIVALIIGLSVGLNKK from the exons ATGAAGGACCGGCTGGAGCAGCTCAAGGCG AAACAGGACGCGGACGATGACACCGAGGAGCTGGAGATCGCCGTCGACAACACGGCGTTCATGGATGAATTCTTCTCGGAG ATCGAGGAGACCCGGCAAAACATCGACAAGATCTCGGAGAACGTGGAGGAGGCCAAGAAGCTCTACAGCATCATCCTCTCGGCCCCCATCCCTGAGCAGA AGACCAAAGACGACCTGGAGCAGCTGACGGCGGAGATCAAGAAAATGGCCAACAGCGTCCGCAACAAGCTGAAGA GCATGGAGAGGAACATCGAGCAGGACGAGGCGCGGTCCTCCGCCGACCTCCGGATACGCAAGTCTCAG caCTCGGTCCTGTCCCGCAAGTTCGTTGACGTCATGACCAAGTACAACGAGGCGCAGGTCGACTTCCGGGAGCGCAGCAAGGGCCGGATCCAGCGCCAGCTCGAGATCA CCGGCAAGAACACGACGGacgaggagctggaggagatgctggagaGCGGGAACCCCTCCATCTTCACCTCGGGG ATCATGGACTCGCAGATCTCGAAGCAGGCGCTGAGCGAGATCGAGGGGCGGCACAAGGACATCGTGCGGCTGGAGAGCAGCATCAAGGAGCTCCACGACATGTTCGTCGACATCGCCATGCTGGTGGAGAACCAG GGTGGGCTGCTGGATAACGTGGAGCAATACGTGATGCACACAGCCGAGCACGTGGAACAGGCGAACCAGCAGACCAAGAAGGCGCTCCAGTACCAGGGCCAGGCGCGCAAG ATGCTGATTTTGGCGGTGGTAGTGGTGCTCTTGCTGGGGATAGTTGCCCTCATCATCGGACTGTCTGTGGGGCTAAACAAGAAATAG
- the LOC142040592 gene encoding zona pellucida sperm-binding protein 3-like, with amino-acid sequence MGDAWLPVEEDHGLLSTPGRAVSVTCGHAWLAVVVPAGFLGSRVASGELTLGSGCGVTTADGDRYWLKHLLVGCGTTLELLPDSIHYSNVLHYRPLAGGPVARARPFSLPVDCYYPRMGSVSSGAIQPTWVPFSSTVAHRRRLRFALDVYDSTWSSRLHQPTYSLGELINIEASVSTDPRLPLRVFVDECVASPSTAAWLEYKVIADNGCLLDGQLGRSRFLPQRGDRFLRFQLDTFLFPNASGSQIYLRCHLKAVAEGAGSTSGKACSYDPVAAAWHSPDGANCSCCGSPAGCGGRRRRRLSGSGGLLGEASVQLGPLGLLSVLPSSSLAPTELPTAPEPSPAPSRHPSVPVVRGEKKDLGLAVPVPGTVLAMVAMCSIITAMGIAGCYCSVRRHRSGHGVDDPEAALGESRAVAMAPTAAGGAEATPENPLAPADPAVV; translated from the exons ATGGGTGATGCCTGGCTGCCAGTGGAAGAGGACCACGGTCTCCTCTCcaccccaggcagggcag TCTCCGTTACGTGTGGCCACGCGTGGCTCGCCGTGGTGGTGCCGGCCGGATTCCTGGGGAGCCGTGTGGCCAGTGGGGAGCTGACGCTGGGATCCGGCTGCGGGGTGACCACCGCTGATGGGGACAGGTACTGGCTGAAGCACCTGCTCGTGGGCTGCGGGACCACCCTGGAG CTTCTCCCGGACAGCATCCACTACAGCAACGTCCTCCACTACCGCCCCTTGGCCGGGGGTCCCGTGGCTCGTGCCAGACCCTTCTCCCTCCCCGTGGACTGTTACTACCCCAG GATGGGCAGCGTTTCATCTGGGGCCATCCAGCCCACCTGGGTCCCCTTCAGTTCCACCGTCGCTCACCGGAGACGCTTACGCTTCGCCCTGGACGTGTATGACA GTACCTGGTCCTCCCGCCTGCACCAGCCCACCTATTCCCTGGGGGAACTGATCAACATCGAGGCGTCGGTGAGCACCGACCCCCGGCTACCCTTGAGGGTCTTCGTGGACGAGTGCGTGGCCAGCCCGAGCACGGCGGCGTGGCTGGAATACAAGGTCATCGCTGACAACGG GTGCCTGCTGGATGGGCAGCTTGGTCGTTCCCGCTTTCTCCCCCAGCGTGGAGACCGCTTCCTCCGCTTCCAGCTGGATACCTTCCTGTTCCCAAACGCCTCCGGCAGCCAG ATCTACCTCCGCTGTCACCTGaaggctgtggcagagggagctggcagcaccTCCGGCAAAGCCTGTTCCTATGACCCTGTGGCAGCCGCCTGGCACTCCCCCGATGGGGCCAACTGCTCGTGCTGCGGCTCTCCGGCCGGCtgcgggggccggcggcggcgccggctgAGTGGCAGCGGAG GGCTCCTGGGAGAAGCCAGCGTCCAACTCGGTCCCCTGGGGCTGCTCTCGGTTCTGCCCAGCTCGTCCCTGGCCCCCACGGAGCTCCCCACGGCACCGGAGCCCAGTCCAGCACCGTCTCGCCACCCCTCAGTCCCTGTGGTacggggggagaagaaggattTGG GGCtggctgtccctgtccccggCACCGTGCTGGCCATGGTGGCCATGTGCTCCATCATCACCGCCATGGGCATAGCCGGCTGCTACTGTTCGGTGCGGCGTCACCGGAGTGGGCACGGGGTGGACGACCCCGAGGCTGCCCTGGGGGAGTCCCGTGCTGTGGCCATGGCCCCCACTGCAGCCGGCGGTGCTGAGGCCACCCCTGAGAATCCCCTTGCTCCTGCAGACCCTGCCGTTGTGTGA